One stretch of Callospermophilus lateralis isolate mCalLat2 chromosome 11, mCalLat2.hap1, whole genome shotgun sequence DNA includes these proteins:
- the Rdm1 gene encoding RAD52 motif-containing protein 1 → MAELVAFTVPTESDKTLLVWELSSGPTAEALHYSLFTVFSRFGLLYSVRVFPNAAVARPGFYAVIKFYSARDAKKAQVACDRKLLFQKSPLRVRLGTRHKVVQHQAFALHSSQCQKLANYYFGFNGWSKRIIKLQELSDLEERENDALESPLEKRSLKFFCALEVVLPSCACRSPGVGIVEEPLDRLEEGPLSFLMKRKKAQKLAVQKALSDAFQKLFIVVLESGKIAVVYRPSEEIRVARSEELHDIIQVTCFSWKQYSQGEEEYLSDFSLEEEEFRPPELD, encoded by the exons ATGGCGGAGTTGGTTGCTTTCACGGTTCCCACTGAGAGTGACAAAACCCTGTTGGTGTGGGAGCTGAGCTCTGGACCCACGGCCGAGGCCTTGCAT TATTCTCTGTTCACAGTATTCTCCCGATTTGGCCTTCTATATTCTGTCCGGGTCTTCCCAAACGCTGCAGTGGCCCGCCCTGGTTTCTATGCCGTCATTAAGTTTTATTCAGCAAGGGATGCTAAAAAAGCCCAGGTAGCATGCGACAGGAAACTGCTTTTTCAGAAATCTCCATTGAGG GTTCGTCTTGGCACCAGACATAAGGTAGTTCAACATCAAGCCTTTGCCCTACACAGTTCACAATGCCAAAAACTGGCAAATTACTACTTTGGTTTCAATGGATGGTCAAAAAGGATCATTAAG CTTCAGGAGCTTTCTGACCTGGAAGAAAGGGAAAATGATGCTCTGGAGTCACCACTGGAGAAGCGAAGCCTGAAGTTCTTCTGTGCTTTAGAGGTGGTGTTGCCATCCTGTGCATGCAGGAGTCCGGGAGTAGGCATTGTGGAGGAACCTTTGGATCGGCTGGAGGAAG GACCATTATCATTCCTTATGAAAAGAAAGAAGGCCCAGAAGCTTGCTGTTCAGAAGGCTTTATCAGATGCATTCCAGAAACTGTTCATTGTAGTTTTAG AGAGTGGTAAAATAGCTGTGGTATACAGACCCAGTGAAGAGATCAGAGTTGCCAGAAGTGAAGAACTACATGATATAATTCAA GTCACTTGCTTCTCTTGGAAGCAGTATAGCCAAGGGGAGGAAGAATATCTCTCGGATTTCAGCCTGGAAGAGGAAGAATTCAGGCCGCCAGAACTGGACTAG